In Lonchura striata isolate bLonStr1 chromosome 30, bLonStr1.mat, whole genome shotgun sequence, a single genomic region encodes these proteins:
- the INKA2 gene encoding PAK4-inhibitor INKA2 codes for MEQHLRRLRQELLSMKEVGDGLHEQMNCMMGALQELKLLQVQTALEHLDISGRRSPAEQRRCSRGSAGPGQDRGCCPPCPECPVPQPASVCQPAASPGSSHPPDTPCSLQGPRDTSCSSRGPWPPGPPCPVSGSRELGLPPRAEPGRPGTAAVRPLCHECPGCDDGHDWTSSLMSQSRTRQPLVLGDNIFADLVGNWLDLPELEKKGEKSEASLSASRSQELCRKFSLTANIFKKFLRSVRPDRDRLLKEKPCWLPPEDQQPEISKRSKKINKLKGTFYLPLHGNLQGHPSKAERCPRAESRAERPRTGTRNVTDGRGCGQAGFDINTAVWV; via the coding sequence CTCTCCATGAAGGAGGTGGGCGACGGGCTGCACGAGCAGATGAACTGCATGATGGGcgccctgcaggagctgaagctgctgcaggtgcagaCGGCGCTGGAGCACTTGGACATCTCGGggcgccgcagccccgcggagCAGCGCCGCTGCagccggggcagcgcggggccCGGGCAGGACCGGGGCTGCTGCCCCCCATGCCCGGAGTGTCCCGTGCCACAGCCGGCCAGCGTGTGCCAGCCCGCTGCCAGCCCGGGGAGCAGCCACCCTCCGGACACCCCCTGCTCCTTGCAGGGCCCTCGGgacacctcctgctcctcgcGGGGCCCGTGGCCCCCGGGGCCACCTTGCCCCGTGTCCGGCAGCAGGGAGCTCGGCCTGCCCCCGAGAGCAGAGCCCGGCCGCCCGGGCACGGCCGCAGTCCGGCCGCTGTGCCACGAGTGCCCGGGCTGCGACGACGGCCACGACTGGACGTCGTCCCTGATGTCCCAGAGCAGGACCCGGCAGCCGCTGGTGCTGGGGGACAACATCTTTGCGGACTTGGTGGGGAACTGGCTGGACCTgcccgagctggagaagaagGGGGAGAAGAGCGAGGCGTCCCTGTCGGCCAGCAGgtcccaggagctctgcaggaagTTCTCCCTCACCGCCAACATCTTCAAGAAGTTCCTGAGGAGCGTCCGGCCGGACCGCGACCGCCTGCTCAAGGAGAAGCCGTGCTGGCTCCCTCCCGAGGACCAGCAGCCCGAGATTTCCAAGAGGTCCAAAAAGATCAACAAACTCAAGGGGACGTTTTACTTGCCCCTCCACGGGAACctgcagggccatcccagcaaAGCGGAGAGGTGCCCGCGGGCAGAGAGCCGCGCTGAGCGCCCCAGAACGGGCACCAGGAACGTCACGGATGGCAGAGGCTGCGGCCAGGCGGGGTTTGACATCAACACGGCCGTGTGGGTGtga